A genomic stretch from Neospora caninum Liverpool complete genome, chromosome III includes:
- a CDS encoding putative TPR domain-containing protein yields MESQRAAARPPTASRTGGNVRFFPHLHLQARFGFLGVARDTAEDEGGGGLLRETAPSSLGLQQPLRPESPFRFCTPWRVSERAAAWGRREEARRPPRWAAPPARKKWGEGFFLADGGVDRFAASTDPVTYLEKIKRKAQRDAFPVYGLRSQTQRVADAKFLARAAKRAGNSRAAGENLYKLGVLLDNKGLWVEAREAYRDFLACAEQLGDRRLQVLAHNCIGIDYLRCEEYQEALKHHTQQLRLADEEGQYIAHMNIGLAYCKLEKPEAAAEHYRAAAAIADRRRNRLGHSLAVGNLALTVFPSGDLTTSRRLLQYHAVTLDELCSPGASTGKDSQQNLPSSSTALAPSAAPSSSASASSLRCLWREGRETGEEGEEGEERDEREEGDEREEGEEREEGEEGEAGEEGEKREEGKEREREKGASVRRGIPRVSFLSCAADEQMYKEEEQKEAERAWGDSTKCQAGHGALFSPSSSLPPISSAASSAPALSLSLPSDRRRSKKETVPARAAALSNTVDSQQHLGKIDAARGDYVQAAEHLREAQLMAKKAGERAAEVKANVAFGVVRGRMHFDEHKKRILSLSAGTHAALELKTKLASLGPPPRLSSFEKQASPL; encoded by the exons GCCAGATTCGgtttcctcggcgtcgcgcgCGACACTGCAGAGGAtgaaggcggcggcggactGCTCCGAGAAACCGCGCCTTCGAGCCTCGGCCTGCAACAGCCTCTGCGGCCCGAGTCTCCGTTCCGCTTCTGCACGCCTTGGCGAGTCTCCGAACGAGCGGCTGCGTGgggccggagagaagaggcgcggaggCCTCCTCGCTGGGCTGCGCCTCCCGCGCGAAAAAAGTGGGGAGAAGGCTTCTTCCTTGCAGACGGTGGCGTCGACCGCTTCGCGGCTTCGACCGACCCCGTCACGTACCTCGAGAAAATCAAACG gaaggcgcagcgcgACGCCTTCCCCGTCTACGGCCTGCGTTCGCAGACCCAGCGCGTCGCCGATGCGAAGTTCCTCGCCCGCGCAGCGAAGAGGGCCGGAAACTCCCGAGCTGCCGGCGAGAACCTGTACAAGCTCGGCGTCCTTCTCGACAACAAAGGCCTCTGGGTGGAGGCCCGAGAGGCCTACCGAGACTTCCTGGCCTGCGCAGAGCAGCTGGGAGACCGCCGACTGCAAGTCCTCGCCCACAACTG TATCGGCATCGACTACCTGCGATGCGAAGAGTACCAGGAGGCACTGAAACACCACACGCAgcagcttcgcctcgccgacgaagagg gaCAATACATCGCCCACATGAACATTGGATTGGCGTATTGCAAACTTG AGAAACCTGAAGCGGCGGCGGAGCACTAcagagcagctgctgcaaTCGCAGATCGGAGGCGCAACCGCCTCGGCCACAGCCTCGCTGTCGGGAATCTGGCGTTGACTGTGTTTCCTTCTGG GGACCTGACCacgtcgcggcgcctcctgcAGTATCACGCCGTGACGCTCGACGAGCTGTGTTCTCCAGGCGCCTCGACAGGGAAAGATTCGCAGCAAAacctcccgtcttcctccactGCGCTTGCCCCGTCTgccgcgccgtcttcctctgcttcggcttcttctctgcgttgcctgtggagggaagggagagaaacgggcgaagagggagaagagggggaagagagagacgagagagaagagggagacgagagagaagagggagaagagagagaagagggagaagagggagaagcgggcgaagagggagaaaagagagaagagggtaaagagagagagcgggagaagggagcgTCTGTTAGGCGTGGAatccctcgcgtttccttcctcagcTGTGCCGCAGACGAGCAGATGTACAAAGAggaggagcagaaggaagcggaacGCGCTTGGGGAGACAGCACGAAGTGCCAGGCCGGGCACGGTGCTTTGTTCTCTCcgagttcttctctgcctccgatTTCGtctgcggcttcttctgccCCGGCGTTatccctctcgcttccttcagACCGGAGACGgtcgaagaaagaaacggttCCTGCTCGCGCGGCCGCTCTTTCCAACACCG TCGACTCTCAACAGCATCTCGGGAAGATCGACGCAGCTCGGGGCGACTACGTGCAGGCCGCTGAGCACCTCCGCGA GGCGCAGTTGatggcgaagaaggccggagAAAGAGCCGCAGAGGTGAAAGCGAATGTCGCCTTTG GTGTGGTCCGAGGCCGCATGCATTTTGACGAGCACAAGAAGCGCAttttgtctctgtcggcTGGGACACACGCCGCTCTGGAGCTGAAAACAAAACTTGCCTCCCTCGGGCCGCCCCCGCGCCTTTCGAGTTTTGAGAAACaagcctcgcctctctga